A DNA window from Deltaproteobacteria bacterium contains the following coding sequences:
- a CDS encoding four helix bundle protein, with protein sequence MMGIDNFKDLNIWKKGMELCGTTYTLTASFPKEELYGLTAQMRRACLSVPSNIAEGFCRKSGGDLKRFLLIARGSLAELETQMLFSIQQSYLTKEKAANFLEAIEKLGRMINSFYQTVR encoded by the coding sequence ATGATGGGAATAGATAATTTTAAAGATTTGAATATATGGAAAAAAGGCATGGAGTTATGTGGCACAACGTATACGCTAACTGCTTCTTTTCCAAAAGAGGAATTGTATGGACTTACAGCACAAATGCGGCGTGCCTGTTTATCCGTTCCTTCCAATATTGCGGAAGGATTTTGCAGAAAATCCGGAGGGGACTTAAAAAGATTTTTATTGATTGCCAGAGGATCCTTGGCTGAATTGGAAACTCAGATGTTGTTTTCAATACAACAATCATATCTTACAAAAGAAAAGGCGGCCAATTTTTTGGAAGCTATTGAAAAATTGGGTCGAATGATCAACAGTTTTTATCAAACCGTGAGGTAA
- a CDS encoding nucleotidyl transferase AbiEii/AbiGii toxin family protein: MITLETLEKLARKFQTGVFPNIVREYFQHMFLGELYRFPEAEKLLFKGGTALRVVYGSPRFSEDLDFSLFGVSQNHVKTFVEELFVAVLAKMELVGIKVEVGAKSYATSGGYFGMATFKMSEYPPVSVEINVSTRKGRNRQGEVDNVASDFTPTYTVVHLPQNKLVEEKVFGALRERKKPRDFYDLYFLMRKGMLSPDQKKRLSEMKDKIIKDAIKIDFRGELGAFLPTNQQAIIRDFVRALKAEMNRQTG, encoded by the coding sequence ATGATCACCCTTGAAACACTTGAAAAATTGGCGCGAAAGTTTCAAACGGGGGTATTCCCAAATATCGTGCGCGAGTACTTTCAGCATATGTTTTTGGGAGAACTGTACCGATTTCCGGAAGCGGAAAAATTGCTTTTTAAAGGTGGCACGGCACTCCGTGTTGTTTATGGCAGTCCGCGTTTCTCCGAGGATTTGGATTTTTCCCTTTTTGGGGTATCGCAAAATCATGTGAAAACTTTTGTTGAAGAATTGTTTGTCGCCGTTCTCGCAAAGATGGAGTTGGTGGGAATAAAAGTTGAAGTAGGGGCAAAATCATATGCTACATCTGGAGGATATTTTGGCATGGCAACCTTTAAAATGTCTGAGTACCCGCCGGTGAGTGTAGAAATCAACGTCTCAACGCGCAAAGGCAGAAACAGGCAGGGCGAAGTGGACAATGTGGCAAGTGATTTTACGCCAACCTATACCGTCGTTCACCTGCCGCAAAACAAACTCGTGGAGGAGAAAGTTTTTGGCGCCCTTCGGGAACGCAAGAAACCGCGCGACTTCTATGATCTTTATTTTCTGATGCGCAAAGGTATGCTTTCTCCCGATCAAAAAAAACGGCTTTCTGAAATGAAAGATAAAATTATCAAGGATGCAATAAAAATTGATTTTCGCGGCGAACTTGGCGCTTTTTTGCCGACGAACCAACAAGCCATTATTCGTGATTTTGTAAGAGCCCTCAAAGCGGAAATGAACCGACAAACCGGATGA
- a CDS encoding thiolase domain-containing protein (Catalyzes the synthesis of acetoacetyl coenzyme A from two molecules of acetyl coenzyme A. It can also act as a thiolase, catalyzing the reverse reaction and generating two-carbon units from the four-carbon product of fatty acid oxidation) has translation MKDVYLVAGGVSKFAKARPDKTFQAIVREAVVYAVEDLGLEYPKFLPLVDGSVASYFSDHFQRQLMSGIMVQDYLGLCPKPSHRVEGGGATGGLSFQAGWRNIASGYMDVCMVYGFETMSHVETWKGNEFIALASDVSFDFPVGGFYSGYYAMMVVRHMQEFGTTVEQLAHISVKNHRNAYHNPYAQKRQKLTIADVRKSEMVAWPLTRLDICVMSDGAAAVVLASEEGVQRLEKAAGKTLPKVKVTGIGCGTDAMRMSDRPRKKVPLLSFEKESDYKNLEYPGIHSFRAGRCAAIQAYKHAGINDPLQELDFVELHDAYTSSEIQTYEDLGLCRYGEGGALAASGKTFMSGIDYGIPLKEKPVCPVNPSGGLIACGHPVGATGLMQAVFGYWQLSNTVAKHFKDPTLQIKNAKKGLIHSHAGTGTYVTVSILEKVLGS, from the coding sequence TTCCAAGCCATCGTGCGCGAAGCGGTTGTTTACGCGGTTGAAGATTTAGGGCTAGAATATCCCAAATTTCTTCCTCTGGTAGATGGCTCGGTAGCTTCTTATTTTTCCGATCATTTCCAAAGACAATTGATGTCGGGAATTATGGTGCAGGATTATCTGGGCCTTTGTCCCAAACCTTCCCACCGCGTGGAAGGCGGCGGTGCCACGGGAGGACTTAGCTTTCAGGCTGGTTGGAGAAATATCGCCTCCGGTTACATGGATGTCTGCATGGTCTACGGTTTTGAAACAATGAGCCATGTGGAGACATGGAAAGGGAATGAATTTATCGCGCTCGCTTCGGATGTCAGTTTTGATTTTCCGGTCGGCGGTTTTTATTCCGGCTACTACGCCATGATGGTGGTGCGCCACATGCAGGAATTTGGAACAACCGTGGAACAGTTAGCCCACATCTCCGTTAAAAATCATCGCAATGCCTATCACAACCCTTACGCCCAAAAGCGGCAGAAGTTGACGATTGCCGATGTGCGCAAATCAGAGATGGTCGCATGGCCTTTAACCCGTCTCGATATTTGCGTGATGAGCGATGGTGCGGCGGCGGTGGTGTTGGCATCGGAAGAGGGGGTTCAACGTCTGGAAAAAGCGGCGGGCAAAACACTTCCGAAAGTAAAAGTCACCGGTATCGGTTGCGGCACCGATGCCATGCGTATGTCGGACCGCCCCCGCAAAAAAGTCCCGCTTCTCTCTTTTGAAAAAGAATCCGATTACAAAAATTTGGAATACCCGGGCATTCACTCTTTCCGCGCGGGAAGATGCGCCGCCATTCAGGCGTACAAACATGCGGGCATAAACGATCCCCTGCAGGAACTGGACTTTGTCGAATTGCATGATGCGTATACCTCTTCCGAAATTCAAACCTATGAAGATTTGGGACTCTGCAGGTACGGAGAAGGTGGGGCGCTCGCCGCTTCCGGAAAAACATTTATGTCCGGCATTGATTACGGAATTCCGCTCAAAGAAAAACCGGTTTGTCCAGTCAACCCCTCGGGCGGATTGATCGCATGCGGGCATCCTGTTGGCGCCACGGGTCTCATGCAGGCGGTGTTTGGTTATTGGCAATTAAGCAACACGGTGGCAAAACATTTTAAAGACCCAACATTGCAGATCAAAAACGCAAAAAAAGGTTTGATCCACTCACACGCCGGAACGGGAACGTACGTAACCGTTTCCATTTTGGAAAAAGTTCTTGGTTCTTAG
- a CDS encoding type IV toxin-antitoxin system AbiEi family antitoxin domain-containing protein, with product MAKLVNQTVFASRIKSKGLCLFGATDIRALFGVSDSALASLLHRYKKQGFILQVKRGLYAFPDALPSDLYVANRLYSPSYLSLEFALSYHGVIPETVYEITSVTTMATRRFETLGKIFSYRKIKKMAYTGYDVQKQKGTGFYIADAEKAFVDANYFRLLDGLKPLSRFRKEKINPRKALRYAKLFGNLKLLNIIKTTLKS from the coding sequence ATGGCCAAATTAGTGAACCAGACAGTTTTTGCCTCAAGAATAAAATCGAAAGGACTTTGTCTTTTTGGTGCAACGGATATCCGCGCACTTTTTGGGGTATCTGACTCCGCTTTGGCCTCGTTGCTTCATCGATACAAGAAACAGGGGTTTATCCTGCAGGTGAAGCGTGGACTCTATGCTTTTCCGGATGCACTGCCATCAGACCTTTATGTGGCGAACCGGCTTTATAGCCCATCTTATTTATCGCTTGAATTTGCGCTGTCCTATCACGGAGTCATTCCGGAGACAGTGTATGAAATCACTTCCGTAACCACCATGGCCACCCGCCGGTTTGAAACATTGGGGAAAATTTTTTCCTATCGCAAAATAAAAAAAATGGCCTACACCGGTTATGATGTCCAAAAGCAAAAAGGGACGGGTTTCTATATTGCCGATGCGGAAAAAGCCTTCGTTGACGCAAATTATTTCCGCCTGCTTGACGGTCTAAAACCGCTTTCCCGTTTTCGCAAAGAAAAAATCAATCCGAGAAAAGCCCTGCGATATGCGAAATTATTCGGCAACCTGAAACTTTTGAACATTATAAAAACCACATTAAAATCATGA
- a CDS encoding Zn-ribbon domain-containing OB-fold protein produces the protein MANQEPRTKNQEPRIKETTEGTVLYNVPFPKNIESLKDLTPIIIKQPYSVDYIHSYGQDSPWFAGLSNKKLLGTKCTRCSYVFATPKLACMECGAPCDWIELPQEGKVHSFTVCHFGAESFLHETPFVLGLIEFEGANTLMLSRLIGLDPAEANLKWVGMKVKAKFRRKSEFKPTDVYFVPA, from the coding sequence ATGGCGAACCAAGAACCAAGAACTAAGAACCAAGAACCACGTATCAAAGAAACCACCGAAGGAACGGTTCTCTATAATGTACCGTTTCCAAAAAATATCGAATCGCTCAAAGATTTGACCCCCATCATTATTAAGCAACCGTATTCGGTCGATTATATTCATTCCTATGGTCAAGATTCTCCGTGGTTTGCGGGCCTCTCGAACAAAAAACTTCTAGGGACAAAATGCACCCGCTGTTCCTATGTTTTCGCTACACCAAAATTGGCGTGCATGGAATGCGGCGCCCCTTGCGACTGGATTGAACTTCCGCAAGAGGGGAAAGTGCATTCTTTCACCGTGTGCCATTTTGGCGCCGAATCCTTTTTGCACGAAACTCCTTTTGTATTGGGACTCATCGAATTCGAAGGGGCCAATACTTTAATGTTAAGCCGACTAATCGGACTAGACCCGGCCGAAGCAAACCTCAAATGGGTGGGCATGAAAGTAAAAGCCAAATTCCGCCGCAAATCCGAATTCAAACCCACAGACGTGTATTTCGTGCCGGCGTGA